The Globicephala melas chromosome X, mGloMel1.2, whole genome shotgun sequence genome window below encodes:
- the TEX13D gene encoding LOW QUALITY PROTEIN: testis-expressed protein 13D (The sequence of the model RefSeq protein was modified relative to this genomic sequence to represent the inferred CDS: deleted 3 bases in 2 codons; substituted 3 bases at 3 genomic stop codons), with translation MAVGLGDHASGFRHNEVIRFINNEVLMNGGGPDFYVAFCSRSWNEVEDRLRVVVADPQVPCAIKRACAWSALALSVRVGARQREQQAFRVQWLQEQVGEREAASWALXAAAPARGARGVVTXLRLTRAALQQALKQRDVLCGRLLLVERSAQVTPLAQELLPGPRAEQLGAAEWPMSVEQQRDVVAMGEHDRLYFKSQMPAPTDVLYVPGPPSPWAQAVQPPLPVPIPYPFPFHAPFPMGFPFLPPVPPAVAVETEAGVVPFQVPPLGISPPGPWAAVVFQGEMAPLWNQRSYSQGEGPEILQGTVPXGDIRSLNQEEGPERSEGMIPLGDSWSHSQEKGLERPQGMVHLRDSWSLNQEAGPESPQGMVSLGANGSYSQEEVPKRSQGNVPRGDNRSQSQEGDLERSPRTIPLGNSRSHRQDDPERPQGTDPLGVSRSQSREGGPQGPQGMPPPLFNRRHGQEGGPERPQATAQGDSWSPSGRENPKKQQPQGQKTKRPEGKKASESHHQEKSASGCSSVNWECPWCKAMNFPWHKACYECKKVCMAVESGGPDPGQTH, from the exons ATGGCCGTGGGCCTTGGGGACCATGCCAGCGGGTTCCGCCACAACGAGGTGATCAGATTCATCAACAATGAAGTCCTCATGAACGGGGGAGGCCCCGATTTCTACGTGGCCTTCTGCTCGCGGTCCTGGAATGAGGTAGAGGATCGGCTGCGCGTCGTCGTCGCTGACCCGCAGGTGCCGTGCGCCATCAAGAGGGCCTGTGCCTGGAGCGCGCTGGCCTTGAGCGTGCGTGTGGGCGCGAGGCAGCGGGAGCAGCAGGCGTTCCGGGTTCAGTGGCTGCAGGAGCAGGTAGGGGAACGCGAGGCGGCTTCCTGGGCCCTCTGAGCTGCGGCGCCTGCGCGAGGAGCGCGAGGAGTGGTCACGTAGCTGCGCCTCACGCGGGCCGCCTTGCAGCAGGCGCTGAAACAGCGCGATGTGCTTTGTGGGCGGCTGCTCCTGGTCGAGAGGTCGGCACAGGTCACCCCACTGGCCCAAGAGTTGCTGCCTGGGCCTCGAGCCGAACAACTTGGGGCTGCAGAGTGGCCCATGAGCGTAGAGCAGCAGAGAGATGTGGTAGCCATGGGGGAGCATGACAGGCTGTATTTCAAGAGCCAGATGCCAGCCCCGACAGATGTCCTTTATGTGCCGGGACCCCCGAGTCCTTGGGCCCAGGCCGTGCAACCCCCTCTGCCAGTGCCGATACCATACCCATTTCCATTCCATGCACCATTCCCGATGGGATTCCCATTCTTGCCACCTGTACCACCAGCAGTAGCCGTA GAAACAGAAGCTGGAGTCGTCCCATTTCAGGTGCCTCCTCTGGGCATCTCTCCACCTGGCCCGTGGGCTGCAGTGGTCTTTCAGGGGGAGATGGCCCCACTGTGGAACCAGAGGAGCTACAGCCAGGGGGAAGGTCCTGAGATCCTGCAGGGTACAGTCCCCTAAGGGGATATCAGGAGTCTTAACCAGGAAGAAG GTCCAGAGAGGTCTGAGGGAATGATCCCTCTTGGGGATAGTTGGAGCCACAGCCAGGAAAAAGGCCTAGAGAGACCCCAGGGGATGGTCCACTTGAGGGATAGCTGGAGTCTCAACCAAGAAGCAGGTCCAGAGAGCCCCCAGGGGATGGTCTCCCTGGGGGCCAATGGGAGCTACAGCCAGGAAGAAGTTCCCAAAAGATCCCAGGGGAATGTTCCCCGGGGGGACAACAGAAGCCAGAGCCAGGAGGGAGACCTAGAGAGGTCCCCGAGGACCATCCCCCTGGGGAACAGCAGAAGTCACAGGCAAGACGATCCAGAGAGGCCCCAGGGGACTGACCCCCTGGGGGTCAGCAGAAGCCAGAGCCGGGAAGGAGGTCCACAAGGGCCCCAGGGGATGCCCCCACCGCTGTTCAACAGGAGACATGGCCAGGAAGGAGGTCCAGAGAGGCCTCAGGCAACCGCCCAGGGGGACAGCTGGAGCCCTAGTGGGAGagaaaacccaaagaaacaaCAACCTCAGGGGCAGAAGACCAAGCGGCCAGAAGGGAAAAAAGCCTCAGAATCACACCACCAGGAGAAGTCTGCCTCAGGCTGCAGTTCAGTGAATTGGGAGTGCCCT TGGTGTAAAGCAATGAATTTTCCATGGCACAAGGCTTGCTATGAATGCAAGAAAGTCTGCATGGCGGTTGAGAGTGGAGGCCCCGACCCAGGACAAACCCACTGA